GACCCGCTTCGGCAGCGGCAATTTCGCCGACATCAGGAAGGCCGGCCAGTAGACCGCGTGGAAGCGGATGATGTCCTTGCCGATAATGTGCACGTCGGCCGGCCAGTATTTTGCCAACGGACCGTTCTTGTCCTCGATATAGCCGGTCGCGGTGATGTAGTTGGTCAGCGCGTCGACCCAGACATACATGACATGGGCGGGATCGTTCGGCACCTTGATGCCCCAGTCGAAGGTCGTGCGCGAAACTGAGAGGTCCTTGAGGCCAGACTTGACGAAGGAGATCACCTCGTTGCGGCGCTCGGCCGGGCCGATGAAGTCGGGATTTGCCTCGTAGTGGGCAAGCAGCTTCTGCTGATATTCGGAGAGCTTGAAGAAATAACTTGCCTCTTCCACCCACTCGACCGGCGTGCCCTGCGGCCCGTAACGCACGCCGTCGGCGCGCAGCTCCGTCTCGTTTTCCTGGTAATAGGCCTCGTCGCGCACCGAATACCAGCCGGCATAGCTGTCCTTGTAGATGTCGCCATTGTCGGCCATCAGGTTCCAGATGTTGCGCGATGTCTCGTGATGACGCTCCTGCGTGGTGCGGATGAAGTCATCGTTTGAGGCATTGAGCAGCGTGGCCATTGCCTGGAATTCGCCCGAATTGCGATCGGCGAGCGCCTGCGCGGTGATCCCTTCTGCGCGCGCCGTCTGCTGCATCTTCTGCCCGTGTTCGTCGGTGCCGGTCAGGAAGAACACGTCCTTACCGTCAAGGCGCTGGTAGCGCGCCATCGCATCCGTCGCGATCAGCTCATAGGCATGGCCGATATGCGGCTTGCCATTGGGGTAGGAAATCGCGGTGGTGATGTAGAAGGGTGTCTTGTCTGTCATGGCGGCCAATGTCCGGCTAAGTCTATAAAAATGGTCAGCCGCTCTTAGCGCATGTCACCGTCAAGCGAAACATCAAGTTTTACCGCCGCCAATGATTTCCGGGACGTTGGCGTGGTGAACTTGACTCAGCTTCTGCCGCAATCTACCCGTCATGGAAAAGAGGGCGGGACAGAACGAAGTGCCAGTTTTCATCTATCCGGTTTGTCGTGGCTGCGCGCCGTCGGAGGCGCTTGATTGACATTCGAACCTCTCTATTCACTTTCGGGCCTGTTTGTCGGCGCACTCGTCGGCATCACCGGCGTTGGTGGCGGTTCGCTGATGACACCGTTGCTGGTGCTGCTCTTCGGCGTCCATCCCGCAACCGCCGTCGGCACCGATCTTCTCTATGCGGCGATCACCAAGACCGCCGGCACCGCCGTTCACGGCATGCACGGGCGCGTCAACTGGAAGATCGTCGGCAGCCTCGCGATCGGCAGCGTGCCGGCCGCCTTGCTGATGCTCTGGCTGCTGGCAGGCGTCGACCGCAAAAGTATCGGCGTCACCAACACGATCACCTCGGCACTTGGCTGGCTTCTTGTCATGACCGCGATCATGCTGATCTTCCG
This Rhizobium sp. NZLR1 DNA region includes the following protein-coding sequences:
- the metG gene encoding methionine--tRNA ligase; amino-acid sequence: MTDKTPFYITTAISYPNGKPHIGHAYELIATDAMARYQRLDGKDVFFLTGTDEHGQKMQQTARAEGITAQALADRNSGEFQAMATLLNASNDDFIRTTQERHHETSRNIWNLMADNGDIYKDSYAGWYSVRDEAYYQENETELRADGVRYGPQGTPVEWVEEASYFFKLSEYQQKLLAHYEANPDFIGPAERRNEVISFVKSGLKDLSVSRTTFDWGIKVPNDPAHVMYVWVDALTNYITATGYIEDKNGPLAKYWPADVHIIGKDIIRFHAVYWPAFLMSAKLPLPKRVFAHGFLLNKGEKMSKSLGNVVDPVNLVNHFGLDPVRYFFLREVSFGQDGSYSEEAIGIRINSDLANGIGNLASRSLSMIVKNCDGKIPECGPLTDEDKAMLAQADALHASTRDDMGKQQIHRALASIISVVSETDRYFAGQAPWALKKTDPERMGTVLYVTAEVVRQIAILLQPFMPDSSGKLLDLVAASEDKRDFAALGQAGRLVAGTPLEAPTPVFPRYVAPEA